tggtgggtctTAGATAGATGTGGTGGTGGGTTATCAGAGGGCTGAGAGAAAAAGCCCAAGCAACCTTAATACACATTCTTTACAgtgaagtggaaaataaaacaGTCTGTGTAGTTGTAAAAAAGACCTGGGGACAAATGCATCTACTGGAATGAATGTAGTGTTCtggagtctataaggtaacaataatataataatgagaTAACCTtgatttaattatgaaatgggctTGACTAAAAGGAAATGTTCTACTacgtacttgtactatattgactgggttaaatagaactgcattactaaaaaaaaaataactaaaatacaattttcctTGGCtgaaactaaactaaaataatcatggataattctgactaaattGAGACTAAAATACTTACTataaacttgactagactaaaatgagactaataaagtttaaaagtgtagtgattgtcacatgtgatacacagcagcacagcacacggtgcacacagtgaaatttgccatgacaggcgccggggagcagtgtgtggggacggtgctttgctcagtggcacctcagtggcaccttggcagatcgaaatttgaaccggcaaccttctgattgcagggggtgcttccttaaccgctaggcccctaaaaactaaaatgacagctaaTGCAAAGGCTagattaaaactaaaattaagacaagtGGCCAAAATCAACTATGCAAATACTTTAGAACATTAGGACTGATGGCTGAGGGTCACATTAAAATGTAGGGTTTTTAAAGGGTCGGTTAGGGGTCAAGCTCTCAGTCGACTCACTTGCTGCAGAATCTCCTTGCCGACAGGTTGCCCTCGGGCACCAGAGGGTCCTTTTTCACCCTGgtcagatttcttttttatctgCATTGAGGAAGACTTGGTTTGGACAGACAACTGAGCAGGGGAGTCTTTCTCCTGAACTTCCCCAGCTTCCTCACCACCCTGATTGAGCTGGTGGAGCAGAGGTGGGGGTTCTCCCTGCAGAAGGTGGGGAAGGTGGTCCTCTTCAATGGATATGACCCTGCATAGAGGCCACCCGTTGAGGGGGGAATCAAAGACGTCTCCCCCGGTTTCTGAAGAGCGCTCTCCTCCACTCGCCTCAGCAACCGTGTCCCACAGACTCGGCCTCACTCCCTTCTGTCTTTTCCCATCAGCCACCTTGGCAGAAAGGGAAGGGCGGCCATTGACCAAACTGGGGCTATTCCGGTTTGAGTTCTGTGTCTCTTCCTCATCTAAGTCTccttcactgcaaaaaaaaaataataataatcatgtaaGAACACAAACTGTCAAATTTAAACCAAAAATAGAGGAAGGGCGAAGCTACAGACCTCTTCACAGTCCGAATCCTGTCCAGTCGTTTCAAAGACGAAACCCGCTGTTTGCGAGACAATGCCTTTATTGAACCTTTGGTTTTCTGTGGGTTTAAcagaaatttaatttctttctttagGGTAGCTGGGGTGTCAGTTTAAAAGATATTGAAGTGTTTACTCACCAGTGAGCTCATGTCCTGCTCGTCTCTTaggtttttgttcatttctctgGCCATTAAAGAAGCACAGGAAGAttagaataaatgttttatttgtgtattgtgtctGTCCTttccttgtgtgtttgtggttgaGACTGAAGATCTTACCTGAGGAGGTCAAGCTGTTTCATCAGACTCTGCTTTTCCCGCTGCAATCCCTCTGTGACTCTGTACATCTccctgtgtcacacacacacacacacacacacacacagacacattcacacagcaaATGGATGCAACTTATCAGCATGTAAGAAAGTTATGGTGTGTGtggcatttgaaaaaaaagacaaaatcttGAAAAGTGTGTTATATTAATTCCAGTTAATGTGAAATAGTTGTTGTTTTATGTTGATTATCAGAAATCCAGTACCTCAAATGATGACCTCAATGACCTCAACTTTTCATCCTGGGGCATTACGTATGCTTtagcttttttaattaaattataaaatcaAATATCCcctttttcacaatatttttttagatgctctgttgttttatttcttttatacatCTGTGTAGGTTGGATTCGGGATGCACCGATATATTGGTTGTATATTGGTACTGGCTGATATTATTTTGACATCCCATTTTACGTTTGTACTAATGAACACTCATGACTTGTTTgtcatgacatttttaaatgatgcatCTGGTTTATGTATCTGTCGAGTTGCGGGGGACTGTGTGAGTATTTGATAGTGTTCACTCACAGGTCTCTTTCCTGCTGCAGTCGAGCTGCCTTCTCCTGCAGGATGCTGAGATGttcctgtgtgagtgtgagtgcatGGGCGGTCTGTTCCAGCTCATGGCGCAGTTCTTCGTTGGTCATCTTCAGCTTCACGTTCTCCACGCGACTCTCCTGCCTCTCAGTGTGAAGCTCCTGACACTGTCGCTCCAACTGCACACACAAGCGTGCACGCATGATGAATACCCACAAACTGACACCTATTAACTCgagcacacaaacaccaatATGCATAATGCTTAAAGTAAATAAGTACAGCTTAATTGTCATCCCATCCATATACAAAGCACATAGTTACACAAAGTATCGTCCTCCTGGATCATTGGTGGAACATAGAATACAACAGAAGATCAGCACTCAGACAAACTAACAGTAAAAGGGGGGGTTACAGTTATACTATATATCTATAAGTATTCATAAAGCTCACAAATACTTCATTATAAGAAGAGAGTAGTGCAACAAGCAAAAACAGTACAAATGTACTGAACCGTACCTTCAATATAAACAGAGAAGGTAAACAGTTACCGAATTATTGTGCAAATGTAGCAGTTGTGCAAGTATTGGCACGTGAGGGCAGTGATCAGTTTTTAGGTACAATCAGTCCATAAATGTTGGCACATCGACACAATTGTAATATGTTTGGCTccatacaccaccacaatggattttAAATTAAACGAACAcaatgtgctttaactgcagactttcAGATTtaatttgagggtatttacatccaaatgaGGTGAACAGTGTATTTACCCGATATGTGTGGACCTGACtgtataataaaagtaaaacattttcttgGATGTGCAAATCTGGCTCCTCACATCTGCAATTTAATGATGGAACGCGTTaatgaaaatgctgtttctttGAGCACTCGGGAATCCTTGTGTTAAGCTTAAagaaaaaagttaaagtgaagtgattgtcacatgtgatacacagcagcacaacacacggtgcacacagtgaaatttgtcctctgcatttaacccatcaccctgagtgagcagtggacagccatgacaggcgcccagggagcagtgtgtggggacggtgctttgctcagtggcacctcagtggcaccttggcagatcgggattcgaaccggcaaccttctgattacagggccgcttccttaactgctaggccaccactgcccctgcccctgcccctgcccctgcccctgcccctgcttggtgtgtgtgtgtgtgcttctcacCCACCCACTTCTGTTTGAGGAACAGTTGGTCCAGTTCCTTCTCTTTGTTGCTCAGCTGCCCCTGCAGGTCTTGACTGCGGGACAGGAGCCGCTCTGAGTCCTGCAGAAGGAACACATATCTTACAGACCTAAAGACTGACCAACGACACTGCATAGAACATTACAAATATATTCTATTGAAAACACTTATtttggttaattaaaaaaaaatggcagtatttttgtgttgtttgtcaAGCAGAGACAACGGATATGACATTGCATCATTTGACATACTCTGTTACACCACCAGCCAAAGgttttaacacacacagaggcaacAGAGACTACGGGGCAATTTAATACAAGAAACATTTATGTTTTCTGTTGTTTAGATAAGCAGCATCGtgagatgatcattaacatgagtgtcCAACAAGTGTCCAACATTTGATCTCATTCTGGACTCTTGTCACCCTTTTGAAGAGAATTATGAATTGTTGTCATCACAGCGACCACATGAAACACTTAgctttgtttatatatttttagatatgTATTTTTATCACATAACCTGGTCGGTGTTGTTCTACAACAggaagacccataaatgagcagGAAGTGGAGGCAACaaatgcaaagagaaaaaatggGAAGGAAAAGGCTAATATATGTCTAAAAACAGGACaggtttttctttctcttttcagGGCAATAGAAATTCTTTCACTTCATCACATGCAATGATGTAGCACACATCACTTTAAATGCCACTGATCATTTATGTTACATAACTTACACACTTATGTTATGCAACTTTTACTGACTTATttacatgcatatttatattcataaggACATACTTATTTCTACATAcatccatatacagtacaggccaaaggtttggacacaccttctcattcaatgtgttttctttattttcatgaccatttacattggtagattctcactgaaggcatcaaaactatgaatgaacacatgtggagttatgtacaaaaaaaggtgaaataactgaaaacatgtttaatattctagtttcttcaaaatatccacccttggctttgattactgctttgaacactcttggcattctctcgatgagcttcaagaggtcgtcaactgaaatgcttttccaacagtctttaaggagttcccagaggtgtttagcacttgttggcccctttgccttcactcttgCCGgtccatctcgattgggttcaggtccggtgactgtggaggtcaggtctccactttttgttaagtacataactccacatgtgttcattcatagttttgatgccttcagtgagaatctcagtgagaatgtaaatggtcatgaaaatacacacattgaatgagaaggtgtgtccaaacttttgccctgtactgtatattcataTCAATTTTGTTGCACTAGTATGTCTTGTGTGTCCGGTTAGAAGTCTTAAATGTCTTGTCTACAGAGATGGTTATGAATTTCATTGGGCTTGGTTCATTGTACTCTGTACATATGAACTATTTGACTTGACTTAATACACAATCACTTGCACTTCTTGCCCATGCACACAAACTCTGTTTTAAAGTTGAcaaaatatcattattattattatttggacatctctttttttttttaccttaaagTTAATTTTGTCTTTCTCATTTTTAATCTGCTGCTCCATCTCCTCGTACAGCCGCCTGATCTCGGTGTCGTGTGTGGCTGCCTTCCtaaacacatattttacaaaGATAACCTGACAATGCAGACATTTACTATGCAGTGCTTTTAACTCTGCTAACAAGCTAACTCAACACAATTAGTCATTTCAGAACAACTAGACAGAAGAAAACTTACCTGGGACATTAGCGACTTCTCCCCCGAGTTGCGCCCGCTGTGTAAATACTTACTTCTCTGCAGCTAGCGGCTAAAAAAATTACAGCCGATACACCCACAAAgtgaaatcacatgtacacCCCAGTTCAGAATTTGTAATCTTCTCAAACACAGATTTAGTGTGTGGTGTTCAATGTTCGGGTCATGAGATTAGCGAAAATCCccaacatgctaatgctaacaagAGCAGCATGTCGTGCTAATCGTCAACTGATGCTAATTTGTTTGCTCATGTGgcaaaagggattttttttttttttttacacctcaCTTCAAAATAAATTCAGCGGTCATTTGACAAGGATAGAGCAGCATTCTATAGAGTATTATCATAAGCCGAACCCAGAGCACCATCATCTGTTCTCAAGTAAGGCAGAGTTTACTGATGACAAAACCTCAAATCATTACTTACAGGAACTGATCAGTTATATCATAAATTAAGGAATTATAAGAAAGAATgtgaaactgattgtcattgtgaaacaatgacagcgcagcacacgttgacacaacgaaatatgtcctctgtttttaaccatcacccttggtgagcagtgggcagccatgacaggcgcccggggagcagtgtgtggggacggtgctttgctcggtggcacctcagtggcaccttgacgtattgggattcgaacaggcaaccttctgatcactgggccacttccttaaccgctaggccgccactgccaccAACCAAAATGATTGAAATAAAGCCTGCTTAATCTGTCTGGATTTTTGGTTTTATCGCAGTCGCGGTCCTGAGACGTTTACAGTAGAGAGTAAGCAGGAAAAGGGACaatttaaatcattcagaacGAGGAAGTCGGGTGCATGAAGGCTGTCAGTCATCTCCaatggctcctcccattttaaactttgttcatcACGAACTTGTTCATGATCAAAATCACAAATCAgcaaacagagtaaaaaaacgTTCTATTTACTTCTGTAAATCCCCGTGTTCTATGTCTATAAATCGAGGGTCCTTGGATGCCGGTGCTTTGTATCAGAGGGCTGACCTTTTCAGGGCCTTCTCCATCTCCGTTTTCTCCTGCCGAGCCTCTTTGATCTGGGTTGTGACTCGAGCCAGAAACTCCTCAAAGTTGGCCAAAAGGTGAGGCTCATCTCTGCGAAGCTGCATCCAAAGGCTCCGCACCTCCTCTGGGCTTGAGAGAGATGGATTTTAAGTGCCAACATGTTcgtatttttactgttttttaaacaaaatgctTAAGACTGAATTAATCAAAAGTCCAGTTTGCTCAGaactttcttttcttgtttaGTTTATAAGGGTTACAGTAAGAGTGGACACTCACTCCTCAAAGATGCTGATGGCTCCCAGGCTCTCCAGCAGCATACTGAAGTGTCTCTCTTCGTCTTCCACGTCCCCCATTACAACCTCTTCGCACTGGCTCTCGTACAGCGTCTCCTGAGCCACCGAAATCCTCCGGCCGTGCAAAAAAACGCCTGCCCGTTTTTTCAGAACCGACCTGCTCACACATTCTCAGTTTCTTTCAGTCACGTAAACCTACCCAGTCCAGTGGAGAATTCGCCGAGGGTGAGGAAGCCATTCTTGTCCATATCTAGCAGGTCAAACACGTCCTCCAGCTCACCTGCGCTGAGGGGCAGCTCCCTGTCGAGCCTCTGGTGAAAAGTAAGAGAATCGATGGCATGAAGCGACACGTTAGGCACTGTCGTGCGGATCTGCATCTGACCCACCCTCATGTCTGTGCGAGTGATGTAGCCCTTGGCCTCCAGGTCACAGGTCTGAAAAAACTCCCTGGTCTTCTCCAACATGGGCGTGAGGCTCAAGTCCGGTCCCCTTCTCTCCTGGCTGAGCTTATTGTCCAAGAGGACATTGTCCCTtcctgagctgctgctgtttaGCTCCATGGTGCGGCGGCACTCACTTCGCTCTGTAACGTAAGAACCGAAggtgctcagtggaacctcaggaGCCCAAGAATGTCCCTGCACCGCTTGGACCGCTTCCGCAACCTTGCATTTCACTCAATTGTTCTTCATCCCTCCTTTTCCATCGTTCATAAAACAACATATTCTGACAGCCATTAGTAGCAATAAAACTATTCAAACTTATTTTTGGTTTATGTGGGATATGTTGGTTAtgtttatgtatattatatttatatatctacTTTATTaaatcccatcacccttggtgggcaacgcttccttaaccgctaggctaaaTATGCCCAcgtatttattaaaatatgcccacttttatttaaaaaaatacatagtaCTGCGCAAAAAGTACTGCCCAACAGTTACTCCGAAATTGTTCCAGAAGGGGCCATCTAAAAGAGTAAaagtataaaacacacatacaataatcattaaaaagtgGCAATACAGATGTGACATAATTCCATTGTTTTTTTGAAAGTAAGGAAATTctgaaataaacttttttttttttttttgcaacgttTTCAAAATTGCTTTCAACACAATACTGTTTGAGAAGCAAACTGATAGTATAATTAATTCTAGTATGTTAAACGTAGTTTAATACGAGGGACGGAAAGGACCTGAAGGGAGGGGGGGTTTCTGGTTACTCACCGCCGGCCGCAGGCGCTCGGTCCGGGAGAAGAACCTCCGCCGTCCATCGTCGTCGCCTCCGGGAATAAGACGCGCCGCTCCGGTACAGCGCGGGCCGCCGGGACCCGGAGGCCGCCAGGAAATGATGAACCGCGGTCCCCTCCGAAAGGGGAAGCGGTCTCGAGtgtgactttaaaaaaaaaaaaaaaaaagatgtaataaCTAAACTAACGAGTTTATTGAGTAATTGAGTGATCGATACTTAAATAAAGGACGTTTTCCTTTAGTAAAGGAgcattttgtccctttttttgcCAGGAGGATGAACTGCGCTGGGAAAGCGTGTGCGTGACCCGGCGGTGGGTGAAGTCATTCGGATCGCATGTGATGCGATGTTGGGAGGGTGGGGTGCGCTGCGAGCGGGTCACCCCTCCCCAAGGCCCAACGCTTCTTTTACAGTAGAATCGAGATCTTTTTTCGTGGGTAGTTGCGGGTCGAGGAAGTCCGTAAAGTACTTTACAAGATTCGGGCACTTTTCCGGTCCGCCTTAAGTTCCACCTGAAGTGATGCCGAACCGACTGCAATGCCCACATTCCGCCTGCAGGGGGCTGAATTGCCGTGTGACTTATGGGGACTTCCAAAAGTGTCCCTTTTTGAGCTATTGTTCAACGTTAATTTCACCAAAGGACTCTTGTATATGCACACTCGctatcaacatttacatttacagcatttatcagacgcccttatccagagcgacttacaatcagtagttacagggacagtctccctggagcagctcagggttaagtgtcttgctcagggacacaatggtagtaagtgggattcgaacccgggtcttctggttcataggcgagtgtgttacccactagtttaagtttaaaggttttattgccattgcacaatcatacttagtacaatAGTTCAACGAAATTGAGATCCTgcccaccacaaacacacacaccccgtgcaaatatatacaaatcagtacaaatacaaaaacagcCTGTAACAGcctggggtagtggtggcctagcggttaaggaggttcagaaggttgccggttcgagtcccgatctgccaaggtgccactgagcaaagcaccgtccccacacactgctccctgggcgcttgtgtaagaatggacatcgcgggagcctgctttgtcttgcataacagatgtctgcagggggaagtgtaacattcctgtgtcgacggttgtgggtgaagattcgacaccccggtttttacatgtcttttgtccgacgtcaacgtgcgaagtatcagccgtcaggaccgcccaccctctttgtcttcaccaaatgggaggcaccgggggcgtgacatcagaaacaacaggttctgattggtcagtgacaacttcctgtaggccagtgacaacttcctgtaggccaggggtataaatgtctgcacacatgtggaaaagggacctctgagctatcttgctcaggggggttttccctcagaagctggaaggcttctgagacttttatcttcccttctctttctcttctccctctttactctttcttctcatgtttactttctctataaccttggtacctttttacattcaatattcacatgtaactacaataattatttaccggtgttaataaattagaaactgttcatttttaacctctattgtgccatgcctctttctgccaggtaacatcaaattggagtggttgaatacagtgctttgtgtggagggaaaaagagttttttctacacactctattctcttctccaacaccacatggtcttcattgtgctttttacacttgtcatggctgcctcactcagggtgatgggttaaatgcagaggacaaatttcactgtgtgcaccgtgtgctgtgctgctgtgtatcacatgtgacaatcacttcacttcactttttttttttttttttttgtgtatccaTCTTAAGTTAATTATTATCTTTTCTTATCAAATATATTGTTCTTAAGTGTTGAATCCACacgaaaaaatgttttgttttttagggTCTAAAAAAACCCTACCAAATAACCAGTATATCATCTCAACGACAACATAAACAGCTTAAAGTCGAACCACTTGTCTGTTTGGAACCATATAGGTGGGCGGTTCGGAAACTTTAATCTACCGATTCTCCGCATTATTTTTGCTGTTCTTTTTCACAGATgaaaaattacttttattattattagtttgcGTCCATTTAGTGAAGATGCTCTCTGTTCAAAAAACGGTTCTAAACCCACCCCCAATGAGCGAAAGTCTTTTGCAAACTTTGAACGAATAGTGCCATCTAGTGGGGACAAAAATAGATTCGGTTTAAATACGTGACGTCACACAAacgaaagtgaaaaagtgaaagtgaagtgattgtcattgcgatgcactgcagcacagcacaaggtgacacaacaaaaagtgtcctct
The Denticeps clupeoides chromosome 15, fDenClu1.1, whole genome shotgun sequence DNA segment above includes these coding regions:
- the LOC114764257 gene encoding ras and EF-hand domain-containing protein homolog isoform X2 gives rise to the protein MELNSSSSGRDNVLLDNKLSQERRGPDLSLTPMLEKTREFFQTCDLEAKGYITRTDMRRLDRELPLSAGELEDVFDLLDMDKNGFLTLGEFSTGLGVFLHGRRISVAQETLYESQCEEVVMGDVEDEERHFSMLLESLGAISIFEDPEEVRSLWMQLRRDEPHLLANFEEFLARVTTQIKEARQEKTEMEKALKRKAATHDTEIRRLYEEMEQQIKNEKDKINFKDSERLLSRSQDLQGQLSNKEKELDQLFLKQKWLERQCQELHTERQESRVENVKLKMTNEELRHELEQTAHALTLTQEHLSILQEKAARLQQERDLEMYRVTEGLQREKQSLMKQLDLLREMNKNLRDEQDMSSLKTKGSIKALSRKQRVSSLKRLDRIRTVKSEGDLDEEETQNSNRNSPSLVNGRPSLSAKVADGKRQKGVRPSLWDTVAEASGGERSSETGGDVFDSPLNGWPLCRVISIEEDHLPHLLQGEPPPLLHQLNQGGEEAGEVQEKDSPAQLSVQTKSSSMQIKKKSDQGEKGPSGARGQPVGKEILQQTLESSVLVPDRLFKVILVGNSSVGKTALLRRFCDGRFQPSTLATVGVDYSVRTLNLGDIYVALQLWDTAGQERYRSITHQFFRRVDGVVVIYDITMAESFQAVRSWLTSIQEAVGDHIPIMLLGNKMDKDSERQVSLAHGQKLSAETQLMFYEVSAFSGENVMESLTHLARALRETEDLEKEKTVQLGAQPGKKRSCCK
- the LOC114764257 gene encoding ras and EF-hand domain-containing protein homolog isoform X1, whose amino-acid sequence is MELNSSSSGRDNVLLDNKLSQERRGPDLSLTPMLEKTREFFQTCDLEAKGYITRTDMRRLDRELPLSAGELEDVFDLLDMDKNGFLTLGEFSTGLGVFLHGRRISVAQETLYESQCEEVVMGDVEDEERHFSMLLESLGAISIFEDPEEVRSLWMQLRRDEPHLLANFEEFLARVTTQIKEARQEKTEMEKALKRKAATHDTEIRRLYEEMEQQIKNEKDKINFKDSERLLSRSQDLQGQLSNKEKELDQLFLKQKWLERQCQELHTERQESRVENVKLKMTNEELRHELEQTAHALTLTQEHLSILQEKAARLQQERDLEMYRVTEGLQREKQSLMKQLDLLREMNKNLRDEQDMSSLKTKGSIKALSRKQRVSSLKRLDRIRTVKSEGDLDEEETQNSNRNSPSLVNGRPSLSAKVADGKRQKGVRPSLWDTVAEASGGERSSETGGDVFDSPLNGWPLCRVISIEEDHLPHLLQGEPPPLLHQLNQGGEEAGEVQEKDSPAQLSVQTKSSSMQIKKKSDQGEKGPSGARGQPVGKEILQQETLESSVLVPDRLFKVILVGNSSVGKTALLRRFCDGRFQPSTLATVGVDYSVRTLNLGDIYVALQLWDTAGQERYRSITHQFFRRVDGVVVIYDITMAESFQAVRSWLTSIQEAVGDHIPIMLLGNKMDKDSERQVSLAHGQKLSAETQLMFYEVSAFSGENVMESLTHLARALRETEDLEKEKTVQLGAQPGKKRSCCK